From Citricoccus sp. SGAir0253, a single genomic window includes:
- a CDS encoding DEAD/DEAH box helicase — MPSAEETATGGFTDLGVPAGLAAALAPQGITSPTPIQAATLPDSLTGRDVLGRGRTGSGKTYAFLLPLAARLSGGRPAPARRPRSLILAPTRELAVQIEASLDPLSAAAGLSSLTIFGGVGQNPQVKALQRGVDVLVACPGRLLDLMGQGHADLSGVEVLIIDEADHMADMGFLPMVRRILDKVPARAQKMLFSATLDEGVGVLVQKYLKDPVVHEADSAVSPVARMDHHVVAVDGDAKLTTLANLCAAPGRTIVFTRTKYGAKKAAKQLRQRGVAALELHGNLSQNARTRNLDAFHSGTAGTLVATDIAARGIHVDDVALVVHADPPAEHKAYLHRSGRTARAGQAGTVVTLAGQDQRGEVRQLMRAAKITPTIHADGASEPLLDQLAPGPRTFLEQAELERLLAVSTPAPQTGQNGQSASNSQGGQGGGGRSGGRSGGRGGQGSRGGRSGGRGGAAAGGEANRAEGGRTRGAASTASRSGERSGTAGQSSRGTGRPGNRRAGSAAGAPSSGGRVYTSETGRPGHYGEGHGAPEGGRERTGRSRGGQGAGRRRRSSGTARG, encoded by the coding sequence CTGCCCTCCGCCGAGGAGACCGCCACCGGCGGCTTCACCGACCTGGGCGTCCCCGCCGGCCTGGCCGCCGCGCTGGCCCCGCAGGGCATCACCTCCCCCACCCCCATCCAGGCCGCCACGCTGCCGGACTCGCTCACCGGCCGGGACGTGCTCGGCCGCGGCCGGACCGGCTCCGGCAAGACCTACGCCTTCCTGCTGCCGCTGGCCGCGCGCCTGTCCGGCGGGCGGCCCGCCCCGGCCCGCCGCCCGCGGTCGCTCATCCTGGCGCCCACGCGCGAGCTGGCCGTGCAGATCGAGGCCTCCCTGGACCCGCTCTCCGCGGCGGCCGGGCTGTCCTCGCTGACGATCTTCGGCGGCGTCGGGCAGAACCCCCAGGTCAAGGCGCTGCAGCGCGGCGTCGACGTCCTGGTCGCCTGCCCCGGCCGCCTCCTGGACCTGATGGGCCAGGGCCACGCGGACCTGTCCGGCGTGGAGGTGCTCATCATCGACGAGGCCGACCACATGGCGGACATGGGCTTCCTGCCGATGGTCCGCCGGATCCTCGACAAGGTCCCCGCCCGGGCGCAGAAGATGCTCTTCTCGGCCACCCTGGACGAGGGCGTGGGCGTGCTCGTGCAGAAGTACCTCAAGGACCCCGTGGTCCACGAGGCCGACTCCGCCGTGTCCCCGGTCGCGCGGATGGACCACCACGTGGTGGCCGTGGACGGCGACGCCAAGCTGACCACCCTGGCCAATCTCTGCGCCGCCCCGGGCCGCACGATCGTGTTCACGCGCACCAAGTACGGCGCCAAGAAGGCCGCCAAGCAGCTGCGCCAGCGCGGCGTGGCCGCCCTGGAGCTGCACGGGAACCTGTCCCAGAACGCCCGGACGCGCAACCTGGACGCCTTCCACAGCGGCACCGCGGGGACCCTCGTGGCCACGGACATCGCCGCGCGCGGCATCCACGTGGACGACGTGGCCCTCGTGGTGCACGCCGATCCGCCGGCTGAGCACAAGGCCTACCTGCACCGCTCGGGCCGCACGGCGCGCGCGGGCCAGGCGGGCACCGTCGTCACCCTCGCCGGCCAGGACCAGCGCGGCGAGGTCCGCCAGCTGATGCGGGCCGCGAAGATCACCCCCACCATCCACGCCGACGGCGCCAGCGAGCCCCTGCTGGACCAGCTGGCCCCCGGCCCCCGCACCTTCCTGGAGCAGGCGGAGCTGGAGCGGCTGCTGGCCGTCTCCACGCCCGCCCCCCAGACCGGCCAGAACGGCCAGAGCGCCTCCAACAGCCAGGGTGGCCAGGGCGGCGGCGGCCGGTCCGGCGGGCGCTCCGGCGGCCGCGGTGGCCAGGGCTCGCGCGGCGGACGCTCCGGCGGTCGCGGCGGCGCGGCGGCCGGCGGCGAGGCGAACCGGGCCGAGGGCGGCCGCACCCGCGGGGCGGCGTCCACCGCGTCCCGCTCCGGCGAGCGCTCCGGCACCGCCGGGCAGTCCTCTCGCGGGACCGGCCGCCCGGGGAACCGCCGCGCGGGCTCGGCGGCCGGCGCGCCGTCGTCGGGCGGGCGGGTCTACACCTCCGAGACCGGGCGCCCCGGCCACTACGGGGAGGGCCACGGCGCCCCCGAGGGCGGCCGGGAGCGCACGGGCCGCTCGCGCGGCGGGCAGGGTGCCGGCCGGCGCCGCCGCTCCTCGGGCACGGCCCGCGGCTGA
- a CDS encoding pyridoxal phosphate-dependent aminotransferase: MAKTRTGQIKQSSKLHNVRYDVRGPILEEAQRMEAAGHRIMKLNIGNPAPFGFEAPDAILKDMVSHLPHAQGYSDSQGIYSARTAVSQYYQSRGIMGIEVEDVFIGNGVSEMISMVLQALVDDGDEVLIPAPDYPLWTGATTLSGGRAVHYRCVEEEGWEPDLEDIEAKITDRTKAIVIINPNNPTGAVYSRQVLNGIVDIARRHNLVLMSDEIYEKIVYDGARHLNAAGLSDDVLTLTFSGLSKAYRVAGYRSGWVAISGPKHRATDFIEGLTLLSNMRMCANVPGQHAIQTALGGYQSINDLILPHGRLLEQRNTAQRLLAEIPGVSLQPAHGALYLFPRLDPEVYPIEDDEKFVIALLRSQKILVSHGRAFNWPDTDHFRLVTLPSVRDLEVAIGRIADFLEEYRER; this comes from the coding sequence ATGGCGAAGACACGGACCGGTCAGATCAAGCAGTCCTCCAAGCTCCACAACGTCCGCTACGACGTGCGCGGGCCCATCCTGGAGGAGGCGCAGCGCATGGAGGCGGCCGGCCATCGGATCATGAAGCTGAACATCGGCAACCCCGCCCCGTTCGGCTTCGAGGCCCCGGACGCCATCCTCAAGGACATGGTCTCGCACCTGCCGCACGCCCAGGGCTACTCGGACTCCCAGGGCATCTACTCGGCCCGCACGGCCGTGAGCCAGTACTACCAGTCCCGCGGGATCATGGGCATCGAGGTGGAGGACGTCTTCATCGGCAACGGGGTCTCCGAGATGATCTCCATGGTCCTGCAGGCCCTCGTGGACGACGGCGACGAGGTCCTCATCCCGGCCCCGGACTACCCGCTGTGGACCGGGGCGACCACCCTGTCCGGCGGCCGCGCCGTGCACTACCGCTGCGTCGAGGAGGAGGGCTGGGAGCCCGACCTCGAGGACATCGAGGCCAAGATCACCGACCGGACCAAGGCGATCGTGATCATCAACCCCAACAACCCGACCGGGGCGGTGTACTCCCGGCAGGTCCTGAACGGGATCGTGGACATCGCCCGGCGGCACAACCTCGTGCTGATGAGCGACGAGATCTACGAGAAGATCGTCTACGACGGCGCGCGCCACCTCAACGCGGCCGGGCTCTCCGACGACGTGCTCACCCTGACGTTCTCCGGGCTCTCCAAGGCCTACCGCGTGGCCGGCTACCGCTCCGGCTGGGTGGCCATCTCCGGGCCCAAGCACCGGGCCACGGACTTCATCGAGGGCCTGACCCTGCTCTCGAACATGCGCATGTGCGCCAACGTGCCCGGCCAGCATGCCATCCAGACCGCCCTGGGCGGCTACCAGTCCATCAACGACCTGATCCTGCCGCACGGGCGGCTGCTGGAGCAGCGCAACACCGCCCAGCGGCTGCTCGCCGAGATCCCGGGGGTCAGCCTGCAGCCGGCCCACGGGGCCCTGTACCTGTTCCCGCGGCTGGACCCGGAGGTCTACCCGATCGAGGACGACGAGAAGTTCGTCATCGCGCTGCTGCGCTCGCAGAAGATCCTCGTCTCCCACGGCCGCGCGTTCAACTGGCCGGACACCGACCACTTCCGGCTGGTCACGCTGCCGAGCGTGCGCGACCTGGAGGTGGCGATCGGGCGCATCGCCGACTTCCTGGAGGAGTACCGTGAACGCTAA
- a CDS encoding 4-hydroxy-3-methylbut-2-enyl diphosphate reductase, with translation MPHVPRARRTREDVEAAAVVAGDKRVLLAAPRGYCAGVDRAVVAVEKALEHHGAPVYVRKEIVHNRHVVETLEQQGVVFVDELDQVPEGALTVFSAHGVSPAVVTEAAERNLRTIDATCPLVTKVHREAVRFARQDRRILLIGHEGHEEVEGTFGEAPEHTTVINDPAEARTVEVEDPDNLIWLSQTTLSVDETLEIVSILRERFPNLQDPPSDDICYATSNRQAAIKKISPECDLVIIVGSANSSNSVRLKEVALEYGAQRAERVDFAHQVDESWFEGVATVGLSSGASVPEVLVQDVLRLLADYGYGTVDEVVTAEEDIMFSLPKELRAELKKVGDTDRALGGRHRPA, from the coding sequence ATGCCCCACGTGCCCCGCGCCCGCCGCACCCGCGAGGACGTGGAGGCCGCCGCCGTCGTGGCCGGGGACAAGCGCGTGCTGCTCGCCGCCCCGCGCGGCTACTGCGCCGGGGTGGACCGCGCCGTCGTCGCCGTGGAGAAGGCCCTCGAGCACCACGGCGCGCCGGTGTACGTGCGCAAGGAGATCGTGCACAACCGCCACGTGGTGGAGACCCTCGAGCAGCAGGGCGTCGTCTTCGTGGACGAGCTGGACCAGGTGCCCGAGGGCGCGCTGACCGTGTTCTCCGCGCACGGCGTCTCGCCCGCCGTGGTCACCGAGGCGGCCGAGCGCAACCTGCGGACCATCGACGCCACCTGCCCGCTCGTGACCAAGGTGCACCGCGAGGCGGTGCGCTTCGCCCGGCAGGACCGCCGCATCCTCCTCATCGGCCACGAGGGCCACGAGGAGGTCGAGGGCACCTTCGGCGAGGCCCCCGAGCACACCACCGTCATCAACGACCCGGCCGAGGCCCGGACCGTGGAGGTCGAGGACCCGGACAACCTCATCTGGCTCTCGCAGACCACCCTGTCCGTGGACGAGACCCTGGAGATCGTCTCGATCCTGCGCGAGCGGTTCCCCAACCTGCAGGACCCGCCCTCGGACGACATCTGCTACGCCACCTCGAACCGCCAGGCGGCGATCAAGAAGATCTCGCCGGAGTGCGACCTGGTGATCATCGTCGGCTCGGCCAACTCCTCGAACTCCGTGCGGCTCAAGGAGGTCGCGCTCGAGTACGGCGCGCAGCGCGCCGAGCGGGTGGACTTCGCCCACCAGGTGGACGAGTCCTGGTTCGAGGGCGTGGCCACCGTGGGCCTGTCCTCGGGGGCGTCCGTGCCGGAGGTGCTCGTGCAGGACGTGCTGCGCCTGCTGGCCGACTACGGCTACGGCACCGTGGACGAGGTCGTCACCGCCGAGGAGGACATCATGTTCTCGCTGCCCAAGGAGCTGCGCGCCGAGCTGAAGAAGGTCGGGGACACCGACCGTGCCCTCGGCGGTCGCCACCGCCCCGCCTGA
- a CDS encoding OFA family MFS transporter: MASILDREAIVAPRTFNRWLIPAAALAIHLCIGQVYAFSVFKNPMMGHFGVGEVAVGWIFSVAIAMLGLSAAFGGTWVERSGPRKSMVVAGSFWVAGFLIATVGIATGQLWLVYLGYGGVGGIGLGIGYISPVSTLMKWFPDRPGLATGLAIMGFGGGALIASPLSNALMSFYGGGNQPEQLQGGLVQTFLTLGIIYAIVISLGAIVIRVPHPEWRPTGWDPATVQHKPLQTKGNVSADTAIKTWQFWMLWIVLFCNVTAGIGILENAAPMIQDYYDWITPAAAAGFVGVLSLANMGGRFIWSTTSDYIGRKNIYMVYLGVGLAMYLVIALMGSANMVVFVLATMIILSFYGGGFSTIPAYLKDMFGVYQVGAIHGRLLTAWSAAGIAGPLIVNSVLEAQEDSGLTGGDLYNMSLYIMVGLLAIGFIANLLVRPVHHRHHVSPEKMRQKEHAK; the protein is encoded by the coding sequence ATGGCCAGCATTCTCGACCGGGAGGCGATCGTCGCGCCTCGCACGTTCAACCGGTGGCTCATCCCCGCCGCGGCACTGGCCATCCACTTGTGCATCGGCCAGGTGTACGCGTTCAGCGTCTTCAAGAACCCGATGATGGGGCACTTCGGCGTGGGCGAGGTGGCGGTCGGCTGGATCTTCTCGGTGGCCATCGCCATGCTCGGGCTCTCGGCGGCCTTCGGCGGGACCTGGGTGGAGCGCTCCGGACCGCGCAAGTCGATGGTGGTGGCCGGCTCCTTCTGGGTGGCCGGGTTCCTCATCGCCACGGTCGGGATCGCCACGGGCCAGCTGTGGCTCGTCTACCTCGGCTACGGCGGGGTCGGCGGCATCGGCCTGGGCATCGGCTACATCTCCCCCGTCTCCACCCTGATGAAGTGGTTCCCGGACCGCCCCGGCCTGGCCACCGGCCTGGCCATCATGGGCTTCGGCGGCGGCGCCCTCATCGCGAGCCCGCTCTCGAACGCCCTGATGTCCTTCTACGGCGGCGGCAACCAGCCCGAGCAGCTCCAGGGCGGGCTCGTGCAGACGTTCCTGACGCTCGGCATCATCTACGCGATCGTCATCTCCCTCGGCGCCATCGTGATCCGCGTCCCGCATCCGGAGTGGCGTCCCACCGGCTGGGACCCGGCCACCGTCCAGCACAAGCCCCTCCAGACCAAGGGCAACGTCTCGGCGGACACCGCCATCAAGACCTGGCAGTTCTGGATGCTGTGGATCGTGCTGTTCTGCAACGTCACGGCCGGCATCGGCATCCTCGAGAACGCCGCCCCGATGATCCAGGACTACTACGACTGGATCACCCCCGCGGCGGCGGCCGGCTTCGTCGGGGTGCTCTCCCTGGCCAACATGGGCGGCCGCTTCATCTGGTCCACCACCTCGGACTACATCGGCCGCAAGAACATCTACATGGTCTACCTCGGCGTCGGCCTGGCCATGTACCTGGTGATCGCCCTGATGGGCAGCGCCAACATGGTGGTCTTCGTCCTGGCGACCATGATCATCCTGTCCTTCTACGGCGGCGGCTTCTCCACCATCCCCGCCTACCTCAAGGACATGTTCGGCGTCTACCAGGTCGGGGCGATCCACGGCCGGTTGCTCACCGCCTGGTCGGCGGCGGGCATCGCCGGCCCGCTGATCGTCAACAGCGTCCTGGAGGCCCAGGAGGACTCCGGGCTGACCGGCGGCGACCTCTACAACATGTCCCTGTACATCATGGTCGGGCTGCTGGCCATCGGCTTCATCGCCAACCTGCTGGTCCGTCCGGTCCACCACCGCCACCACGTCTCGCCGGAGAAGATGCGGCAGAAGGAGCACGCCAAGTGA
- the xseA gene encoding exodeoxyribonuclease VII large subunit, translating to MDDPQAPGTLPATAAGTSPEAPWPLRVLSENLKRYFERAPQAWIEGQLIEFKVIRGNAWMTLRDLDGDYSLPVTAWRNVAATLDGTVQQGSRVVACVKPSFYTKTGKLSMIASAMRPVGLGDLLARVELLRRTLEAEGLFSPARKRPLPVLPNLIGLVTGRDSDALKDVMRNTHLRWPAARFEVREVAVQGASAPREVMAALAELDAHPEVDVIVIARGGGALEEVVLPFSDEALVRAVAAATTPVVSAIGHEADRPVLDDVADLRASTPTDAAKRIVPDAAVEREAIAAARMRLASGVERLVGHEAQQLASLRSRPVLAAPERMVTERAEDLARWRERARSSMAGRLEREHDAVGHLRARVRSLSPQNTLDRGYAVVQHEGRVVRAAGEVAPGDALDILVAAGRITATTETTSETTSETTSAEETR from the coding sequence ATGGACGACCCCCAGGCTCCCGGCACGCTCCCGGCCACGGCCGCCGGGACGTCCCCCGAGGCGCCCTGGCCCCTGCGGGTGCTCTCGGAGAACCTCAAGCGGTACTTCGAGCGGGCGCCACAGGCCTGGATCGAGGGGCAGCTGATCGAATTCAAGGTCATCCGCGGCAACGCCTGGATGACCCTGCGGGACCTGGACGGGGACTACTCCCTGCCGGTCACCGCCTGGCGCAACGTCGCCGCCACGCTCGACGGCACGGTGCAGCAGGGCTCGCGCGTGGTGGCGTGCGTCAAGCCGAGCTTCTACACCAAGACCGGCAAGCTGAGCATGATCGCCTCCGCCATGCGCCCCGTGGGCCTCGGCGACCTGCTGGCCCGCGTGGAGCTGCTGCGCCGCACCCTGGAGGCGGAGGGCCTGTTCTCCCCCGCGCGCAAGCGACCGCTGCCGGTGCTGCCGAACCTCATCGGCCTGGTCACCGGCCGGGACTCGGACGCCCTGAAGGACGTCATGCGCAACACCCACCTGCGCTGGCCGGCCGCCCGCTTCGAGGTGCGCGAGGTGGCCGTCCAGGGCGCGTCCGCCCCCCGCGAGGTCATGGCCGCCCTGGCGGAGCTGGACGCCCACCCGGAGGTGGACGTCATCGTCATCGCCCGCGGCGGCGGCGCCCTCGAGGAGGTCGTCCTGCCCTTCTCGGACGAGGCCCTCGTCCGGGCGGTCGCGGCCGCCACCACCCCCGTGGTCTCGGCGATCGGGCACGAGGCGGACCGGCCCGTGCTGGACGACGTCGCCGACCTGCGCGCCTCCACGCCCACGGACGCCGCCAAGAGGATCGTCCCGGACGCCGCCGTGGAGCGCGAGGCGATCGCCGCGGCGCGGATGCGCCTGGCCTCCGGGGTGGAGCGGCTCGTGGGCCACGAGGCCCAGCAGCTCGCCTCGCTGCGCTCGCGGCCCGTGCTGGCCGCCCCGGAGCGGATGGTCACCGAGCGCGCCGAGGACCTGGCGCGCTGGCGCGAGCGGGCGCGGTCCAGCATGGCGGGGCGGCTCGAGCGGGAGCACGACGCCGTGGGGCACCTGCGGGCCCGGGTGCGGTCCCTGTCCCCCCAGAACACGCTGGACCGCGGCTACGCCGTGGTCCAGCACGAGGGTCGCGTGGTGCGCGCGGCCGGCGAGGTGGCCCCGGGCGACGCCCTGGACATCCTGGTCGCCGCCGGGCGCATCACCGCCACGACCGAGACGACGAGCGAGACCACGAGCGAGACGACGAGCGCAGAGGAGACACGATGA
- a CDS encoding NADPH-dependent FMN reductase: MRIGYIVGSLAQHSINRRLATALSGLAPEGVEFVEISIADLPLYSWDQDADFPAAALDFKEAVAGVDGVLFLTPEYNRSIPAALKNAIEWGSRPWGQSVWGGVPAGVIGTSPGSTGTAMAQQHLRNILAHLDMRVLGQPEAFVQAREGAIAATGEIQDDSLRAVLQGYVDALVAHVDAAARVAA; encoded by the coding sequence ATGCGCATCGGCTACATCGTCGGCTCCCTGGCCCAGCACTCCATCAACCGCCGCCTGGCGACCGCACTGTCCGGCCTCGCCCCGGAGGGCGTGGAGTTCGTGGAGATCTCCATCGCCGACCTCCCGCTGTACTCCTGGGACCAGGACGCCGACTTCCCGGCCGCCGCCCTGGACTTCAAGGAGGCCGTCGCCGGCGTCGACGGCGTCCTGTTCCTGACCCCGGAGTACAACCGCTCCATCCCCGCCGCCCTGAAGAACGCCATCGAGTGGGGCTCCCGCCCGTGGGGCCAGTCCGTGTGGGGCGGCGTGCCCGCCGGCGTCATCGGCACCTCCCCGGGCAGCACCGGCACCGCGATGGCCCAGCAGCACCTGCGCAACATCCTCGCCCACCTGGACATGCGCGTCCTGGGCCAGCCGGAGGCCTTCGTCCAGGCCCGCGAGGGCGCCATCGCCGCGACCGGGGAGATCCAGGACGACTCCCTTCGGGCCGTCCTCCAGGGCTACGTGGACGCCCTCGTGGCCCACGTGGACGCCGCCGCGCGCGTCGCCGCCTGA
- a CDS encoding exodeoxyribonuclease VII small subunit produces MSSAQTEDAGRDAADRPGGQAAVEGFSAADTSDVAAMSYEQARAELVETVSRLETGGAGLEESLALWERGEALADRCEAWLEGARQRLQQVRERTADGAGPVG; encoded by the coding sequence ATGAGCAGCGCGCAGACCGAGGATGCCGGACGGGACGCGGCCGACCGGCCCGGGGGGCAGGCCGCCGTGGAGGGCTTCTCCGCGGCCGACACCTCTGACGTCGCCGCGATGAGCTACGAGCAGGCCCGCGCCGAGCTCGTCGAGACCGTCTCCCGCTTGGAGACCGGCGGGGCGGGCCTGGAGGAGTCGCTGGCCCTGTGGGAGCGCGGCGAGGCGCTGGCCGACCGCTGCGAGGCGTGGCTGGAGGGGGCCCGTCAGCGCCTGCAGCAGGTCCGCGAGCGCACGGCGGACGGGGCCGGCCCCGTCGGCTGA
- a CDS encoding type 1 glutamine amidotransferase domain-containing protein: MTEQQLQGKTIAFLATRGVEQVELTSPWEAVEAAGGRPVLVSPESGTITAMQGDWEHGDTFTVDREAAAASSAEFDGLVMPGGTLNADALRVDEDVRAFVRGFFDEHKPVAAICHAPWTLINAGVVSGRRLTSYHSLSEDLRNAGATWVDEEVVVDQGLTTSRNPGDLDAFNAKLVEEFAEGRHAGQTA, from the coding sequence GTGACCGAACAGCAGCTGCAGGGAAAGACCATCGCCTTCCTCGCCACGCGCGGCGTGGAGCAGGTCGAGCTGACCTCCCCCTGGGAGGCCGTCGAGGCCGCGGGCGGCCGGCCCGTGCTGGTGTCCCCGGAGTCCGGGACCATCACCGCCATGCAGGGGGACTGGGAGCACGGTGACACCTTCACCGTGGACCGCGAGGCCGCCGCCGCGAGCTCGGCCGAGTTCGACGGGCTCGTGATGCCCGGCGGCACCCTCAACGCCGACGCCCTGCGCGTCGACGAGGACGTCCGGGCGTTCGTGCGCGGCTTCTTCGACGAGCACAAGCCCGTGGCCGCCATCTGCCACGCCCCGTGGACCCTCATCAACGCCGGCGTCGTCTCCGGCCGGCGGCTGACGAGCTACCACTCGCTGTCCGAGGACCTGCGCAACGCCGGGGCCACGTGGGTGGACGAGGAGGTGGTCGTCGACCAGGGGCTGACCACCAGCCGGAACCCCGGCGACCTGGACGCCTTCAACGCCAAGCTGGTCGAGGAGTTCGCCGAGGGCCGGCACGCCGGCCAGACCGCCTGA
- a CDS encoding PPK2 family polyphosphate kinase, with amino-acid sequence MDFAGNPRELLRARTHDGVQRGPADVDPESKPGYLGAKAQGEQTLAIRSRRLSQLQELLYANGMSGNGDGRSVLLVIQGMDTSGKGGIMRNVVGAMDPQGVRAAAFKAPTDQERKHHFLWRVRKHLPPRGFVSVFDRSHYEDVLIHRVRELTALPEIAQRYGEIRAFEQELADQGTVIVKVMLHVSRDEQQDRLAERLDRPDKFWKYHPGDVDERAFWDEYMEAYRIAIAETDADHAPWFIVPANHKWYSRIAVQELLIGALESLDLQWPAADFDVTEEKRRLAES; translated from the coding sequence ATGGACTTCGCCGGGAACCCGCGGGAGCTGTTGCGGGCCCGGACCCACGACGGGGTCCAGCGCGGACCGGCGGACGTGGACCCGGAGTCCAAGCCGGGCTACCTCGGCGCCAAGGCCCAGGGCGAGCAGACCCTGGCCATCCGCTCCCGGCGGCTGTCCCAGCTGCAGGAGCTGCTCTACGCCAACGGCATGTCCGGCAACGGCGACGGCCGCTCCGTGCTGCTCGTCATCCAGGGCATGGACACCTCCGGCAAGGGCGGGATCATGCGCAACGTGGTGGGGGCCATGGACCCGCAGGGCGTGCGCGCCGCGGCGTTCAAGGCCCCCACGGACCAGGAGCGCAAGCACCACTTCCTGTGGCGCGTGCGCAAGCACCTGCCGCCGCGGGGGTTCGTCAGCGTCTTCGACCGCTCGCACTACGAGGACGTGTTGATCCACCGCGTCCGCGAGCTGACCGCGCTGCCGGAGATCGCCCAGCGCTACGGGGAGATCCGGGCCTTCGAGCAGGAGCTCGCGGACCAGGGGACCGTGATCGTCAAGGTCATGCTCCACGTCTCGAGGGACGAGCAGCAGGACCGCCTCGCCGAGCGCCTGGACCGTCCCGACAAGTTCTGGAAGTACCATCCCGGCGACGTGGACGAGCGCGCGTTCTGGGACGAGTACATGGAGGCCTACCGGATCGCGATCGCCGAGACGGACGCCGACCACGCCCCGTGGTTCATCGTCCCGGCCAACCACAAGTGGTACTCGAGGATCGCGGTGCAGGAGCTGCTCATCGGTGCCCTCGAGTCGCTGGACCTGCAGTGGCCCGCGGCGGACTTCGACGTCACCGAGGAGAAGCGCCGGCTGGCCGAGAGCTGA
- a CDS encoding DNA recombination protein RmuC: METSVVLVVALVCVLAGLVVGAALGAWFGITRFRSAGGPGQRTREEAEAYREEALHLRGELSEVQAALAAAEAESRVLTAERTADRDRAAVEQRVLTALAPVGQRLETLQRQVGMLERDRVEQYGQLSEQLKTAAETDTALLVNTRSLVATLKSTSARGHWGEVQLRRVVEAAGMLPHTDFAEQQVLRGDEDRVLRPDLVVRLPGGKSLAIDAKAPLAAVLEAEELAGDHSAEAAARRGDLRRAHAKAVRAHVDALAAKEYWQGLDHSPELVVCFLPAESFLASALEADPGLLDHAFAQNVALVAPVSLLAALKSVAYAWRQETLTENARALFDASRQLYQRLGTLGGHVSRLGGSLRSAVEKYNSLVGTLESRVLPSARRIGELDPTLDAEVEMGRPVEATPRVLSAAELLEEPAAGDGNGGGTVTEITPRTGTRPE; encoded by the coding sequence ATGGAGACTTCTGTGGTGTTGGTGGTGGCCCTCGTGTGCGTGCTGGCGGGGCTCGTGGTGGGCGCCGCGCTCGGTGCGTGGTTCGGCATCACCCGGTTCCGGTCCGCCGGCGGGCCGGGGCAGCGCACGCGCGAGGAGGCCGAGGCCTACCGAGAGGAGGCCCTGCACCTGCGCGGCGAGCTCTCCGAGGTCCAGGCGGCCCTGGCCGCCGCCGAGGCGGAGAGCCGGGTGCTCACCGCCGAGCGCACCGCGGACCGGGACCGCGCCGCCGTGGAGCAGCGGGTCCTCACCGCCCTGGCCCCCGTGGGCCAGCGCCTCGAGACCCTGCAGCGCCAGGTCGGCATGCTGGAGCGGGACCGGGTGGAGCAGTACGGCCAGCTCTCGGAGCAGCTCAAGACCGCCGCGGAGACGGACACCGCCCTGCTGGTCAACACCCGCTCGCTCGTGGCCACGCTGAAGTCCACCTCGGCCCGCGGCCACTGGGGCGAGGTGCAGCTGCGGCGGGTCGTCGAGGCCGCCGGGATGCTGCCACACACCGACTTCGCCGAGCAGCAGGTGCTGCGCGGGGACGAGGACCGGGTGCTGCGCCCGGACCTCGTCGTGCGCCTGCCCGGCGGCAAGTCGCTGGCCATCGATGCCAAGGCCCCCCTGGCGGCCGTCCTCGAGGCGGAGGAGCTGGCCGGGGACCACTCCGCGGAGGCCGCCGCCCGCCGCGGGGACCTCCGGCGGGCGCACGCCAAGGCGGTCCGGGCCCACGTGGACGCCCTCGCCGCCAAGGAGTACTGGCAGGGCCTGGACCACTCCCCCGAGCTGGTGGTGTGCTTCCTGCCGGCCGAGTCGTTCCTCGCCTCGGCCCTCGAGGCCGATCCGGGCCTGCTGGACCACGCCTTCGCCCAGAACGTGGCCCTCGTGGCACCGGTCTCCCTGCTGGCGGCCCTGAAGTCGGTGGCCTACGCCTGGCGGCAGGAGACCCTGACGGAGAACGCCCGGGCCCTGTTCGACGCCTCCCGGCAGCTCTACCAGCGGCTCGGCACCCTCGGCGGGCACGTGTCCCGGCTGGGCGGCTCGCTGCGCTCGGCGGTGGAGAAGTACAACTCCCTCGTGGGCACGCTCGAGTCCCGGGTGCTGCCCTCGGCACGCCGCATCGGGGAACTGGATCCCACGCTGGACGCGGAGGTGGAGATGGGCCGCCCCGTGGAGGCCACCCCCCGGGTTCTGTCCGCCGCGGAGCTGCTGGAGGAGCCGGCGGCGGGGGACGGGAACGGCGGCGGCACCGTGACGGAGATCACCCCGCGCACGGGGACCCGGCCGGAATAG